CACCTACCAACACCGCGTCTGCATGGAGCCGGCCCCAAAAGTAGCAACCATTGGGGTTGTTGTCGGGGCTGACGGCAGTCTCCAGAGCCAACCCACCCTGCTCCGCAGCACAGGCTACGGTGTCTTGAATGACCAAGCGCTGAAACGAGTCGAAACCTACGACTTTCCCACTCCAGGAGAGCTAAAAGCCTACACTGTCGATGTCAAGGTGGAGCTGGACTATGGTCCCCAACCCTGCCTCGATAAGACTCCCGAAAATACCTGATTATCGATTGCGATCGGTCAAAATCTCATGGCCTTCTGGGGTCACCAACACCGTATGCTCAAACTGGGCCGAGAGGGCGCGATCCACCGTCACCACGGTCCAGCGATCGCTGAGGGTGCGGGTATGCTTCGACCCGGCATTGAGAATAGGCTCAATGGCCAGGGTCATCCCCGGCAATAACTTCATGTTGGGCAACTGACGGGTGCGGAAATTAAAGACCGAGGGGGGCTCATGTAGATTGCGCCCCACCCCATGGCCCGTAAAATCTTCCACCACCGTATAGCCGTCGGTACAGATGGAATCTTCAATGGCTCCGGCAATGTCTAGCAGCGTGTTGCCTGGCTTCACCTGGGCGATGCCGGCGTAGAGCGCCCGCTCCGCTGCTTGCATCAGCCGTTGCGCCTCCGCAGACACTGGGCCAACAGCAATAGTGATACAGGAATCGCCGTGGAACCCTTGGTAATAAGCCCCGGTATCCACCTTGAGTAAATCGCCGGCCCGAATCACCTGACGCCGCCGCGGGATGCCATGGACCACCTCGTCGTTGAGGCAGACACAAATTGAGCCGGGGAAGCCGTGATACCCCTTAAAACTAGGAGTTGCTCCCATTTCGCGAATGCGTTTTTCGGCATAGGCATCCAGGTCCGCCGTGGTCATGCCCGGTTGTACCTGCTGGGCAATTTCCCGTAGCACCGTCGCAACAATATGGGCAGCCTGTCGCATGATGGCGATCTCTGGCTCCGACTTAAGTTCGACTCCCCGAACCCGACGCCCCCTGGTGGAACGTTTTGGTAAAAGTTGGCTGAGAATGTTCATCCGTCAAATAGGACAGTCTTAGTCCATGGTAGGGTAATCTCGGCTCGGCTAGTATGACCGAGACCATCCTGACGTTATAAGTCGCGGCGGGCCCTGAGAGGACATTTGAAAACTCGACTGAAAGCCCTGCAGGGCAAGCGTTTTAGAGCGTATGGCTCTGTTGGCCAGAATCCAGTCTGGAGCAAGGTTGCAGGGTACTTTCCAAATATCCTCTGATCCCAGTTGTCCTGACTATCTACTGCGGCACAGCAATTCTCATTTTGGAAATTCAACTTGCTACTGAGAGGGATCTCTAGTTCTAGACCCTGGAGCATGAACGATTACCGCTTATGCGCTGATTCAACTAGTCACATTAGGGCATTACCGCTCAGTTGAGTGAGCTGCGAAGAGTAGACAATATCAATGAGTGTCCCTATTGAGTGCAGATCTGTGAGCTCTCAATGGTTGAGTTTATTGGCTCGTTATCGGGCGATTGCAGTGATTCGTGCCCCCAATATTACCCTAGGGCGGCAGATGGCGGCGGCGGTGGCTGCCGGAGGCATGGGGCTGATTGAAATCACCTGGACTAGCCTCGAGGCCGCAAAGCTGGTGGCCCAACTACGCTCGGAGTTACCCCACTGCCGGATTGGGGTGGGTACGGTGATGACAGAGCCGGATCTCAAGGATGCGATCGCAGCCGGGGCCCAATTCTGTTTCTCGCCCCATACCGACGTGGCCTTGCTGCGACAGGCCCAGGCCCAGCAGATTCCTATGATTCCGGGAGCCCTTACCCCCAGCGAAATCGTCACCGCCTGGCAGGCTGGCGCCAGCAGCGTCAAAGTATTTCCCATCCGGGCCATGGGCGGTGCCGACTATATCCAAAGTCTACAGGGTCCCCTAGGGCATATCCCCTTGATTCCCACCGGTGGCGTCACCCTGGAGAATGCTGCCTCTCTCCTGACCGCCGGAGCCGTGGCTGTGGGATTGGCCGGGCAGCTGTTTCCAGCCGCGGCCGTAGCCAGTGGTGATTGGGCGGTCGTGCGTGGCCAGGCTGAAAAGTTGCGACAGCAATTGAACGGGGCCGCCTACCGCCAGAACACTCCCTAGTCCAGCAAGGCAGCAAGGGAAATCCCGATAACTGCAGCCTGTTCCCTCTGGTCGATGCAGGGATTATTTCTGCCACAGCGACTGGTTACAGTCGGGACAATGCTGAAATAGTGTCCTACCCCCTACCTCAACTGCCCCCGGACACAGCGGCAGAATTCTTCTTCCTGCCCCTGCCCTAGCCCAGGGCTTTGCAGTAGGCTAGAAACCACGGGCAGCATAGGAGGCAGGTGTGTCAGGGCCAGGCAATGAAGCATTAAAGCAGCAGCCACCAGATCAACAACAACGGCGTGACTGGGCTTGGCCGTTCTGGCCGGTGGTTCCCCTCTATCCCTATGGCAGGCGACGCACCCTGCGGCGAGAAATCATCAAAGATACCGTCTGGGTCTTCGAGCAACTGCAGGGCATTTTCTATGTGATCGTGCCCATTCGCATGACCGTGATTTGCCTGGAGGGGGGTGGACTGTTGGTCTATGCACCAGTGGCTCCCACTCGGGAATGTATACGCCTGATGCGACAGCTAGAGAGCTACTACGGCCCGGTGCAATATATTGTCATGTCTACGGTCACGGGCATTGAACATAAGGTGTTTGTGGGTCCCTTTGCCCGCCACTTTCCCCAGGCTCAGGTCTATGTTGTGCCCCATCAGTGGAGCTATCCCCTCAACCTGCCCTTAAGTTGGCTGGGATTGCCGCCACGGCGGAGCCAGTATCTGGCTACCGATAGCAGCCAGAGTCCGTTTGCCGACCAATTTGACTATGCTCTGTTAGGTCCGGTTCGTCTGGGGTTCGGCCCCTTTGCTGAGGTGGCCCTCTGCCATCGGGCCTCCCGTACCTTGCTAGTGACCGATACGGTGATGGCAATTCCAGCAGAGCCTCCCGATGTCTTGCAGCTTGATCCCTATCCGCTGTTATTCCATGCCCGCGAGCATGGCCTAGACCCCATCCATGACACTCCGGCTAATCGTCGCAAGGGTTGGCAGCGCATAGCCCTCTTTTCCTTCTATTTTCGCCCTGGTCCTCTGCAAGTGCTGGGCTTGGGAGAAGCCTTGAGGGAGGCTCGTCAGGCTCCAGACCACTCCCTCAAGGCCTATGGAGGGGTGTATCCCTTCCGCTGGCAAGATACCTGGCAGCAGTCCTTTGAGCATCTCTGGCGGGGAGGGCGGCCGTTTGTAGCCCCGGTGTTGCAGATGCTGATTTTGAATCGCGACCCCAACATGGTAGAGGCATGGGTCAATCGGGTGGCCCAGTGGCAGTTTGAGCGGATCATTCCGGCCCACTTTGAGGCCCCGATTGCGGCAGGTCCTTTACTATTTCGCCAGGCCTTCGACTTCCTAGGGGTGTCTGACGACAATGACGGCTCTCCCTTGCCGACTGCGGATGTGGCCTTGCTGCAGCAATTGGAGCAAACCCTAAGCCAACGGGGGGCACTGCCGCCTAGACCATGAGCACAAGC
This portion of the Halomicronema hongdechloris C2206 genome encodes:
- the map gene encoding type I methionyl aminopeptidase codes for the protein MNILSQLLPKRSTRGRRVRGVELKSEPEIAIMRQAAHIVATVLREIAQQVQPGMTTADLDAYAEKRIREMGATPSFKGYHGFPGSICVCLNDEVVHGIPRRRQVIRAGDLLKVDTGAYYQGFHGDSCITIAVGPVSAEAQRLMQAAERALYAGIAQVKPGNTLLDIAGAIEDSICTDGYTVVEDFTGHGVGRNLHEPPSVFNFRTRQLPNMKLLPGMTLAIEPILNAGSKHTRTLSDRWTVVTVDRALSAQFEHTVLVTPEGHEILTDRNR
- a CDS encoding bifunctional 4-hydroxy-2-oxoglutarate aldolase/2-dehydro-3-deoxy-phosphogluconate aldolase, which codes for MSVPIECRSVSSQWLSLLARYRAIAVIRAPNITLGRQMAAAVAAGGMGLIEITWTSLEAAKLVAQLRSELPHCRIGVGTVMTEPDLKDAIAAGAQFCFSPHTDVALLRQAQAQQIPMIPGALTPSEIVTAWQAGASSVKVFPIRAMGGADYIQSLQGPLGHIPLIPTGGVTLENAASLLTAGAVAVGLAGQLFPAAAVASGDWAVVRGQAEKLRQQLNGAAYRQNTP
- a CDS encoding DUF4336 domain-containing protein encodes the protein MSGPGNEALKQQPPDQQQRRDWAWPFWPVVPLYPYGRRRTLRREIIKDTVWVFEQLQGIFYVIVPIRMTVICLEGGGLLVYAPVAPTRECIRLMRQLESYYGPVQYIVMSTVTGIEHKVFVGPFARHFPQAQVYVVPHQWSYPLNLPLSWLGLPPRRSQYLATDSSQSPFADQFDYALLGPVRLGFGPFAEVALCHRASRTLLVTDTVMAIPAEPPDVLQLDPYPLLFHAREHGLDPIHDTPANRRKGWQRIALFSFYFRPGPLQVLGLGEALREARQAPDHSLKAYGGVYPFRWQDTWQQSFEHLWRGGRPFVAPVLQMLILNRDPNMVEAWVNRVAQWQFERIIPAHFEAPIAAGPLLFRQAFDFLGVSDDNDGSPLPTADVALLQQLEQTLSQRGALPPRP